Genomic segment of Anaeromyxobacter sp.:
AGGCCTTGAGCTGCGGGTAGACCGGCGCCACGCCGAGGCCGCCGCCCACCAGGACCACGTGGCCCACCTTCTCGATGTGCTGCGGCAGGCCGAGCGGCCCGACGAAGTCCTCGAAGGTGTCGCCCTCCTTGTAGTCGGTCATCATCTGGCGCGTGGACTTGCCGAGCGCCTGGATGACCATGGTGATGGTCCCCTTCTCGCGGTCGTAGTCGGCGACCGTGAGCGGGATGCGCTCGGCGCCCGTCCCCAGGCGCAGCATGACGAAGTGGCCCGGCAGCGCCGCCTTGGCCACGTCGGGGGCGGAGACTTCCCAGAGGAACGTCGTGTCGGAAAACGCCTCGCGGCGGACGATCGTATACATCGGGGAGTGAACCCTCCGTGTCAGGTGGGGACGGCGTGAAGGAACGGGGGGAGTACCAATCTCGGGCCACCCCAGTCAAGGCGCGGCGCAGGACCGAATTGACCAATCCGGTCCACAATTTAGCTGCGCTCAGCCCTTCATCACCCTGGCGAGCTCGGCGGCGACGTCGGTGTCGCCGGGCGCGAGCTGCAGGGCCCGGCGCAGCAGCGCCAGGGCCGAGCTGCCGCGGCCGGCCGCCGCCTCCTGGCGACCCAGGTCGAACGCCTCCTGGGCCTCCATGGAGCGGCGACGGGCGGCGCCCCGCCACCCGGTGCCCGCCGAGGCCTCGAGGGAGGCTCCGGGAGCCGCCTGCGGGGGCGGCTGGGCGGCGGCCGGCGGCGCGGCCGGTGAAGGTGGCGGGGCGGGCGGCGCGCTGGCCGGCGCTGGCGGCGGAAGAGGCGGCGCGGCCGAGCCGGGGACGCCTGGGGGGGCCCGGAGCGGCGGCGCCTGGGGCACCCAGGTCGGGACGGGTGACTCGCGGCTCGCGGGCGCCTCCGCCAGGAAGTAGGTGCCGTACTCCGCCATGACGTGCTTCCAGGTCTCCGGGTGGGCGGCCGCGCCGCGCGACACCGTGAGCAGCCCGCGCGACAGCAGCGCGAAGAGGGTGCGCTGCTTGACCGCCCAGCTGCCCTCCAGCCGGGCCCGCAGGGCGGCGATGGTGGCGCCGCCGGCGACGTGGCGCAGCAGCTCGAGCTCGTCCGGACCGAAGTCGGCGAAGCGCGGCGGGAGGGCCAGGAAGACCATGGCGTCCACCGGCAGCCGGTCCGGGACCCGCCGGTAGTTCCCGAGCCCGGGGTTGTCGGCCAGCAGCGCCGAGAACCACCGCGCGGCGGTCGGCCGCGCCGCCTGCTCGAAGGCCACGCCCAGGCGCCAGGGCGGCTGGGAGTTCACCCAGGCCACCCGGCCCGCCGCGCGCAGCGGCTCCCGGGCGGCCGGGCCCTGCACCTCCAGCAGCAGGATGGTGCCGCGCGGCTGGGGCGCCGGCGCCACCAGCTGGCAGCCGTGCGGCCCGATGTCCTCGGTCTCCGCGTCCCAGACCTGGGCCGGCGCCTGGATGCGGACGTGCACGCGGCAGCGGGACTGGGCGCGCGGCGCCCGCCGCGGGTTCACGATGTAGTCGGTCACGGGGGGGCATCCTACGCCGGCACGGCGCCGGGACGAACTCGAGGGCCGGCGCCGGGGTATCGTCCTGGCGTGCTCCGCACCCCCTCCCCCGCCGATCCGCCTCGCCTCTCGCCCCGCGAGTGGCTCGCCTCGCTGGCCACCACCCCCGCCTCGCTGGCCCTGGTGGCGCTGCAGGTGGGGGTGCTGGCCTGGGTGACCTTCGCCCTGGGCGACACCACCGACGGGCGGGTGCTGGTGCGGGCCGGCGCGCTGGAGCGCGGGATGGTGCAGGCGGGCCAGTGGTGGCGCCTGCTGACCGCCTCCTTCCTGCACGTGGGCTGGATCCACCTGGCGCTCAACGTCGCCTTCGGCCTCTCCTGGACCCGCGCGGTGGAGCGGCTGGCCGGGCCCTGGCGCTTCCTCGGCCTCTACCTGGCCTCCGGGCTGGGCGCCGCGGCCGCCTCCCTGCTGGCCAGCGACGTGGTCTCGGCCGGCGCCTCGGGACCGCTCTTCGGGATGATCGGCGTCACCCTGGCGCTGCACCGGCGCGCCCTGCCCGGCTGGCGCGCCTTCGCCACCAGCCCCGCCACCGTGCAGGTGGTCGGGCAGCTGGCCGCCTGGACCGTGGTGGCGGTGGTGGGCAAGCTGCCCATCGACCACGCCGCCCACCTCGGCGGCCTGGTCACCGGCGCCGCCGCCACCTGGGCGCTCACCTCGCCGGGCCACCGCCCCCGCTGGCTGGCCTCCCTGGCCGCGCTGCTCCTGGCGGCCTGCGTCGCCGCGGTCTGGCCGCGCGCCGGCCTGTCGCGCTTCACCGGCCAGCACCTGGAGGGCCTGGCCTTCGACGCCCTCCGGCGGGAGGACTTCACGGCCGCGGCGGAGGCCCTCGGCCGGCTGGAGCAGGCCGGGTGGCGCACGCCGGAGGCCGACTACGCCGGCGGGGTGGTGGCCCTGGAGCGCGGCCAGATCGAGCGGGCGGCCGGCGTCGCCCGGGCGCTGCTGGCGGAGGGCGGCGCCGCCGGGCTGCGCGACGCCGCCGCCAACCTGCTCTACGCGGCGGGCGCCACCGCCTTCAACGGCGAGGGGGTGCCGCGCGACACCGACCTCGGGCTCCGCCTGGTGGTGGAGGCCTGCGCCGCCGGCCACCAGGGCGCCTGCCGCGCCGAGCGGCAGATCCGCACCGGCGAGCCGGCCGAGCCCCGGCCGGCCGCCCCGCCGCCCCCACCCTGAACCGCCGGGCCGGACCAGGCGCCCCGCCCCGGATGGTACCGGTCGTATGGAAGCAAACCTTTTCGCGGCAGCGGCAGCGGCACCTGGGGGCGCAAGCGAACGTTGGCCCCACCTCGCCCGGGTGGGCCGGTGTGCCACCTGCGTGACACCGGTCACGATCCGGCCCTCCGCCTGTCCGTGGGACTTGAGCGGTCTGGCGGGACGTGGTGAGACTCCGGCACCGCAGGAGGAGTGGAGATGGCCGTGGCCTGGTCGCCGGAGCTGACGCTGCGTCACGAGGAGCTGGACCGCCAGCACCGCGGCCTCTTCCAGCTCCTGGAGGCCGCCGACGTGGCGCTCCGCACCGGCGCCATGCCAGACGCCCGGCGCGCCCTGGCGGCCTTCTGCGACGCCATGCTGGACCACACCGTGGAGGAGGGCCAGCTCATGGAGGCCAGCCTCTTCCCGGACCGCGAGCGCCACCGGGCGGCGCACGACACCTTCCTGGCCGACCTCCAGCAGCTGCAGGCCGAGCTGGCGGTGAAGGGCCCCACGCCGGATCTCGGCGAGTGGCTGCGCGTCCGGGTGATCGAGTGGCTCCGCTTCCACATCGCGGTGAACGACACCCGGCTGGCGGAGCACCTGGCCAGGTCCCCCGCCCGGGCCGGCTCCGACCGCCGCCCGGCCCGGCGCCCCGCCCGGCGGCCGCCGGCCTGAGCCTCAGCCCGGCGGCGCCGCGCCGCCCAGGGGCACGGCCCCCGCCGCCGCGGCGGGCCGCGCCAGGCCCGGGTCGGCCGGACCTCCGGCCACCGAGGGCAGCCCCTCGGCCAGCTCGAGCAGGGCGCGGGCAGGCAGCTCCAGGGGCCGCCCTCCCAGGGCGCCCGCCAGCCCCTCGACCTCCCCGCCGCCGAGGTGCCTGCCGGAGAGGCGCAGGCCGCTCTCGAGCCGCAGCGTGAAGGGCCCCGGCGGCGGGAGCACGCCGCGCCCGAAGGCCACCAGGCCGGGGTGCTGCACCCAGCCGCCCTCGGCCCGCCCGCCCCGCGACCGGAGCACCGGCGGCGCCAGGTGGACCAGCGCGGTGCGCAGGCCGGCGGCCAGCGGCGCCGGCGCGGCCCACCGCTGCACCACCTGCCCCGAGAGCTCGCGCCCTCCGGGGAGGCCGAGCTGGACCACCGTGCGCGCGCGCAGCGCCTCCGCCAGCCCGTGGTCGCCGCCGCGGCGGAAGGAGAGCGTGGCGGCGAAGGCCTCCAGCACCTCGAAGAGCCGGTCGAAGTCGCGCACCACGAAGAGCTGCGGCTGCATGTGGGTGATGTCGAAGGGCACCTCGGCGCAGCCGGCGTCGAGCGGGCGCCGGGCCACGGCGGGTCCGAGGCAGCGGGCCGACTCACCCAGCGAGCTGAGCAGGCCGGCGCCGTAGAGGCGCGGCGCGTCCATGCCGCCCACCAGGCCGTACTCGGCCGTCCACCAGTAGAGGCGGCTGGCCCGCGCCCCCTCCGACGCGAACGGCACCGCCGCCTGGGCCGCGGCCAGCCGCCGCTCCGCCGCGGCCTCCTCGGCGGGCGCGACCCCGCGCCGCTCCTTCACCTCCGAGAGGTGGCGCACCGCCTCGAAGACCGCCAGGTCCTCGGCGGCGGGGATGGCGCGGAAGCCGACCTCCCCGCAGGCCTGCAGGTACTCGGCGTAGCGCGGGTCGGCCACGAACGGGGCGTGCCCGGCGCTCTCGTGCACGATGTCCGGGGCCGGCGTGTAGTCGAGGTGCTCCGGACGCCGGATGCCGGTGGCGATGGCCAGCACCCGCCGGGCCTGCAGCTCGGTGAAGACCGCCGGCGGGATGAAGCCGCCCACGCCCACCGCGCTCCACCCGGCGCGCGCCAGCCCGAGGTTCATCTCGTCGAGGCTGGGGATGTGGTCCACCGTGATGCCGGTCAGGGCCAGGCCGGCCAGGTAGCGCGGATCGGCCGTGTCCGCCAGC
This window contains:
- a CDS encoding hemerythrin domain-containing protein yields the protein MAVAWSPELTLRHEELDRQHRGLFQLLEAADVALRTGAMPDARRALAAFCDAMLDHTVEEGQLMEASLFPDRERHRAAHDTFLADLQQLQAELAVKGPTPDLGEWLRVRVIEWLRFHIAVNDTRLAEHLARSPARAGSDRRPARRPARRPPA
- a CDS encoding aromatic amino acid hydroxylase — protein: MTPTERAIDALPPHLRRWVVVQDYAAYSAEDQATWRLLLGRLTAQLADTADPRYLAGLALTGITVDHIPSLDEMNLGLARAGWSAVGVGGFIPPAVFTELQARRVLAIATGIRRPEHLDYTPAPDIVHESAGHAPFVADPRYAEYLQACGEVGFRAIPAAEDLAVFEAVRHLSEVKERRGVAPAEEAAAERRLAAAQAAVPFASEGARASRLYWWTAEYGLVGGMDAPRLYGAGLLSSLGESARCLGPAVARRPLDAGCAEVPFDITHMQPQLFVVRDFDRLFEVLEAFAATLSFRRGGDHGLAEALRARTVVQLGLPGGRELSGQVVQRWAAPAPLAAGLRTALVHLAPPVLRSRGGRAEGGWVQHPGLVAFGRGVLPPPGPFTLRLESGLRLSGRHLGGGEVEGLAGALGGRPLELPARALLELAEGLPSVAGGPADPGLARPAAAAGAVPLGGAAPPG
- a CDS encoding PilZ domain-containing protein, whose product is MTDYIVNPRRAPRAQSRCRVHVRIQAPAQVWDAETEDIGPHGCQLVAPAPQPRGTILLLEVQGPAAREPLRAAGRVAWVNSQPPWRLGVAFEQAARPTAARWFSALLADNPGLGNYRRVPDRLPVDAMVFLALPPRFADFGPDELELLRHVAGGATIAALRARLEGSWAVKQRTLFALLSRGLLTVSRGAAAHPETWKHVMAEYGTYFLAEAPASRESPVPTWVPQAPPLRAPPGVPGSAAPPLPPPAPASAPPAPPPSPAAPPAAAQPPPQAAPGASLEASAGTGWRGAARRRSMEAQEAFDLGRQEAAAGRGSSALALLRRALQLAPGDTDVAAELARVMKG
- a CDS encoding rhomboid family intramembrane serine protease, with the translated sequence MLRTPSPADPPRLSPREWLASLATTPASLALVALQVGVLAWVTFALGDTTDGRVLVRAGALERGMVQAGQWWRLLTASFLHVGWIHLALNVAFGLSWTRAVERLAGPWRFLGLYLASGLGAAAASLLASDVVSAGASGPLFGMIGVTLALHRRALPGWRAFATSPATVQVVGQLAAWTVVAVVGKLPIDHAAHLGGLVTGAAATWALTSPGHRPRWLASLAALLLAACVAAVWPRAGLSRFTGQHLEGLAFDALRREDFTAAAEALGRLEQAGWRTPEADYAGGVVALERGQIERAAGVARALLAEGGAAGLRDAAANLLYAAGATAFNGEGVPRDTDLGLRLVVEACAAGHQGACRAERQIRTGEPAEPRPAAPPPPP